From a single Paramormyrops kingsleyae isolate MSU_618 chromosome 14, PKINGS_0.4, whole genome shotgun sequence genomic region:
- the LOC140578420 gene encoding antimicrobial peptide NK-lysin-like produces the protein MTMTCIRILAGVLFLSALLESAIVDRWEYREVYFQKINETSEDFQELEALLEEQLPGLCWACKWIVQKARKLIGDNKTPENAKDVLNQMCDKIGFLRGLCKRFLSKVSDMLVEELSTTDSPQQACINLNACK, from the exons ATGACAATGACCTGCATCCGCATCCTCGCCGGTGTCCTCTTCCTCAGCGCTTTGTTGGAATCAG CCATCGTGGACCGCTGGGAGTACCGCGAGGTGTACTTTCAGAAGATCAACGAG ACCAGTGAGGACTTTCAGGAGCTGGAGGCTCTGCTGGAGGAGCAGCTTCCTGGGCTTTGCTGGGCTTGCAAATGGATCGTACAGAAAGCAAGGAAGCTCATAGGGGACAATAAGACACCG GAGAATGCAAAAGATGTGCTGAATCAGATGTGTGACAAAATCGGATTTTTACGGGGCCTGTGCAAAAGATTCCTCAGTAAAGTGAGTGACATGCTAGTGGAGGAGCTGTCGACGACTGACAGCCCCCAGCAGGCCTGCATTAACCTCAATGCCTGCAA GTAA